A window from Plodia interpunctella isolate USDA-ARS_2022_Savannah chromosome 2, ilPloInte3.2, whole genome shotgun sequence encodes these proteins:
- the Tap42 gene encoding immunoglobulin-binding protein 1b — MSQSRVGQSHDEENPKHIFEEAMKLFDNIENGKEATNSDPVQMSIKAAISKFEKATNMVSMLGLFSKNESLEELSTDTLQYLLLPALLGTLSLKLCGQPRKEVIDVAEIYFRDFLQRCRDYGLTSIEVPQPSSSTEGTVSRAHTEQGKIEMMVMTREAKIKRYRQQKELQEKLSTLSKAVNMYSVDDETKREYYTTLLHSYVNEALDELASIEQERPILEYMEKNSGESRAPKEKPTTRGLRAVVLARDAALRAVLGAGYPALPALTVQEFYDQRVRDGVFPGNCDNIPHTTLQSADLDHDEAEQMHKETLEETDDPEELARKRNMDEYKDDHRRGWGNRYNRS, encoded by the exons atgtcTCAATCCCGAGTTGGACAATCGCACGATGAGGAAAACCCGAAGCACATCTTTGAAGAGGCTATGAAACTGTTTGATAATATCGAGAATGGGAAAGAAGCGACCAACAGTGACCCGGTGCAG ATGAGTATAAAAGCAGCTATATCGAAGTTCGAGAAGGCGACCAACATGGTGTCGATGCTGGGGCTGTTCAGTAAGAACGAGAGCCTGGAGGAGCTCTCCACAGACACGCTACAGTATCTGCTACTGCCGGCTTTGCTGGGCACACTGAGCTTGAAGCTGTGTGGCCAGCCTCGCAAGGAGGTTATTGATGTTGCTgagatttattttag AGACTTTCTCCAGCGCTGTAGAGACTACGGATTGACAAGCATAGAAGTGCCTCAACCCAGCTCCAGCACGGAGGGCACCGTCAGTCGTGCTCACACAGAACAGGGCAAAATAGAAATGATG GTCATGACAAGGGAAGCTAAAATCAAGAGGTACAGGCAACAGAAAGAATTACAGGAGAAACTAAGCACACTGTCCAAAGCTGTGAATATGTACTCTGTTGATGATGAGACTAAACGGGAGTACTACACAACGTTGCTTCACAGCTATGTCAATGAGGCACTAGATGAGTTGGCCAGCATCGAGCAGGAGAGGCCTATTCTCGAATACATGGAGAAAAATTCTGGAG AGAGTCGCGCCCCGAAAGAGAAGCCTACGACGCGAGGCCTGCGGGCCGTGGTGCTGGCGCGCGACGCGGCGCTCAGAGCCGTGCTGGGCGCCGGCTACCCCGCGCTGCCCGCGCTCACCGTCCAGGAGTTCTACGACCAGCGCGTGCGCGACGGCGT TTTCCCGGGAAACTGCGACAACATCCCGCACACCACGCTGCAGAGCGCCGACCTCGACCACGACGAGGCCGAGCAGATGCACAAG GAAACGCTAGAGGAAACAGACGACCCGGAAGAATTGGCGCGCAAACGTAACATGGACGAATACAAAGATGACCATCGCCGGGGTTGGGGGAACAGATACAATAGGAGCTAG